TGGCGGCCCAGAAAGCCGCGGCCGAGCGCAGCCAGGAATCCTCGTCCTCGTCGCGAGCAAGGTCGGCGAAGTGGACCTCGGCCTCGGGAAAGTTCTTCAGCCGATAGGCCGAAAGGCCCGCGATCCAGCGCTCGCCGGCAGCCGCGGCCAGCAGGAAGGCCTTCTGCGGCTCGCCGGAATAGTAGGCCTCGCGCGCCTTGCGGGCCGACTCGGCGTTGGGGTCGGGGCCGACGTCCGGCGCAGGCGGGGCCTCGGCGCCGCTGGGCTTGCGCTTGGCGGCGAGCGAAAAGACGCGGTCGGCCAGCGGCAGGTCCCGGAACTTCGACAGCCAGCCGGACAGCTCCTCGAAGCTGGCCTTGTGCGCGGTCGGGTGCATCAGCTGGCGGAAGGACAGGTAGCCCAGCAGGGAATTGTCCTTGATCCCCGCGGCGGCGATCTGAGCGCCCACGAAGTCGCCCTGGTCGGCGGCGGCGAAGGCGGCGGCGTAGGCCCGCGCGTCGCGGTCCGAGAGCGGCCTCGGCGATTCGGCCGCGGCGGCGCCTGCGGAGGCTGCAAGGATCGAGAGGGCGGCGGCCCCCATGCACAGGCGCTTTATGGGCGTCATGCCAACTCCGCCGCGGGGACGGCCGTCTTCTGCAGCCTGCCCGCGGGACCCTTATCCCGAGACCGAAGCAGCCACGCTAGGCAGGGCGGTCGGGACGATCAAGCCTTTCGGCCAAGGTCAAAAGGTCGCTCCAGGCGCGCTTCTTGGCGCCGGGCTGGCGAAGCAGGAAGGCCGGGTGCAGCGTCGGCATGGCCGGCAGCTCCAGGGCGCCGTCGCTGGATCGCCACTCGAACCAGCGGCCCCGCAGCGAGAGGATGCCCTCGTCCTTCTTCAGCAGGCTCTTGGCCGAGGCCCCGCCCACCAGCAGCAGCATGCGGGGCTGGGTCAGGGCGATCGCCCGCTCGAGGAACGGAGCGCAGATCAACTGTTCGTGGGGCGAGGGGGTCCGGTTGCCCGGCGGCCGCCAGAAGACGGTGTTGGTGATCAGAGCCCGGCCGGTCAGGCCGGCGGCGCCCAGCATCCGGTCGAGCAGCTTCCCGGCGCGTCCGACGAACGGCAGCCCCTGGGAGTCCTCCTCGGCGCCGGGACCCTCGCCGATTACCATCAGCGGCGCCGACGGCTCGCCGCGCCAGCACACCGCCTTGCTGGCGGCGCCCTCGAACCGCAGCGGGCAACCCTCGAACGCCGCGATGGCCGCGGCCAGGGCGTCCATGTCCTGGGCCTGCGCGGCCAGCGCCTGGGCCTGGGCGATCGCCGCCGAGACGTCGGGCTGCGGCGAGGCGACCGGCCCGGGCCGCACGGCCGGCGCGACAAGCGGGGGGGCGGGCTTCGGCGGCAGGATCTTGCCGGCCTCGATGCGGTCGAACGGCTCGTCCAGCAGCATGCCGTCGACGCCCGCCTCGGCCCAGAAGGCGAGCAGGCTTTCGGCGATCAGCGCGTCTGATGGGGCGGCCGGAGGCATCGGTTCCTTTTCACCGGGTCGGAGCCGGTTGTCAGCCCCGGTTGGCGTCGCCGGGCCCTACTTTCCCGCCGTCAGGTCGAACTCCAGCCGGAAATGCCGTCCCGGCCGGTTCAGCTCGTAGGCGAAGGTCCGGCCGGGCTCGATCTCCATCGACCAGACGTTGGCCATCGAGGCTGGTATGCCCTCGCGCTGGAACAGCTCGCGCGAGAAGGCGTCGGCGGGAAAGTCCTGCCGGCGCGCCGTTCCCGCGGCCGTCGTCGTCCCCCCGTACCGGCTGACCGTGTCCTCGGAGCCGTCGGCGTGGCGGTGGTCGTGCTTCAGGGTCAGGCCTTCGGGCGCGCGGGTGACGACCCAGGTGCGGGAGCGGTCCTCGCCCACCTGCACAGGCATGCGGACCGTGTCGGCGGTGCAGTCTCGGACCCGCAGGGTCACCGGCGCGCGGAAGGCCGTATCGGCGGGATCGTCCGAGGCCATGCGGCCGGTATAGCTCTTGCCGCACATGGCCTTCAGGGCCGCGAAGAAGGCGTCGTGGGGCTCGGCGGCGCCGGCGGGAGCGGTCAGGCCGAGCCCGAGGACGGCGGCGGCGAGGGCGTAGCAAACAGGTCTCATGCGGCCAGCTTAGCCGCGCGGGGGCGCAAAACCCTAGCGCTGGAGCGGGCTTGGCGCTTGACCACCCTTGGGTGACATCCCGATAAGACGCCGCGATACAAGGCGGCGGACAGGCGGGCGAGGGGACCCGGCCGCGCCGCGAGGGGATGAGGAGCCAGGCGCCATGAGCGAAGACGTCGAACGCGAGGCCATGGAGTACGACGTCGTCATCGTGGGCGCCGGGCCGTCGGGCCTGGCCGCCGCGATCCGGCTCAAGCAACTCGCCGCCGAGGCGGGGACGGACGTTTCCGTCGCGGTGCTGGAGAAGGGCTCGGAAGTCGGCGCCCACATCCTGTCGGGCGCGGTGATCGACCCCAAGGGGATCTCCGAGCTGCTGCCGAACTGGAAGGAGCTGGGCGCGCCGCTCGAGACTCCGGTGACCAAGGACCAGTTCATCCTGCTGGGGCCGCAGGGCAGCCTGGACCTGCCGATGTGGGCGATGCCGCCCTTCATGAACAACCACGGCAACTACATCGCCAGCCTGGGGAACGTCTGCCGCTGGCTCGCCCAGCAGGCGGAGGGCCTGGGCGTCGAGGTCTACCCCGGCATGGCCGCCTCCGAGCCGGTGTTCGGCCCGAACGGCGAGCTGAGGGGCGTGGTGGCCGGCGTGTTCGGCGTGACCAAGGACGGCCCCGGTCCCGACTACCAGCCCGGCGTCGAGGTGCTGGGCAAGTACGTCTTCATCGGCGAGGGCGTCCGCGGCTCGCTCGCCAAGGTGCTGAAGGCGAAGTACGGCCTCTGCAAGGACGCCGATCCCGAGAAGTACGGCATCGGCATCAAGGAGCTGTGGCAGGTTCCCGACGAGGTGTTCAAGCCGGGCCTGGCGGTCCACACCACGGGCTGGCCGCTCGACAACCGCACCGGCGGCGGCAGCTTCATGTACCACTTCGGGGACAACTACATCGCCCTCGGCTACGTGGTGCACCTCAACTACAAGAACCCCTGGCTCTCGCCCTTCGACGAGTTCCAGCGCTGGAAGCACCATCCGGAAGTGGCCAAGCACCTGGCCGGCGGCAAGCGCATCGCCTATGGCGCGCGCGCCATCAGCGAGGGCGGCCTGCAGTCGATCCCGAAGCTCTACTTCCCGGGCGGCGTGCTGCTGGGCGATTCCGCCGGCTTCGTGAACGTCCCCCGCATCAAGGGCAGCCACAACGCCATGAAGAGCGGGATGATGGCCGCCGAGGCCGCGTTCGCCGCCCTCCAGGCCGGCCGCTCGGGTGACGAGCTCGCCGAGTACAAGCAGGCCTTCGACAGCTCCTGGGTGAAGAAGGAGCTGAACATCGTCCGCAACGCCAAGCCGATGCTGTCGAAGTTCGGCACCGCCATGGGCGGGGCGGTCGGCATGTTCGACATGTGGACCACCCACCTGCTGGGCGGCTTCTCGTTCTTCGGCACCCTGCGCCACGACAAGGGCGATCCGGAGTCCACGGGCCTGGCCAAGGACTACCAGCCGATCGTCTATCCGAAGCCGGACGGCGTCCTGTCGTTCGACAAGCTGTCGTCGGTCTTCCTGTCGAACACCAACCACGACGAGAGCCAGCCGGCGCACCTGAAGCTGCGCGATCCCTCGGTGCCGATCGACGTGAACCTGCCGAAGTTCGGCGAGCCGGCGCGGCTTTACTGCCCGGCGGGGGTCTACGAGGTGCTGTACGACGAGGCGGGCCAGAACCCGAAGTTCCAGATCAACTTCCAGAACTGCGTCCACTGCAAGACCTGCGACATCAAGGATCCGTCGCAGAACATCGACTGGACCACGCCCCAGGGCGGGGACGGGCCGAATTACCCCAACATGTGACGCCGCCGCTCTTGCGGCCCCGGTCGGGAGCCCCCAAGCTCCCGACATGCGTCATCGCCTTCTCGCCTTCGCCGCCCCGCTGGTGCTCCTCGGGGCCTGCGCGACCACGCCGCCTGCCGACGACCTGCCGGGCGTGCCCACCGCGGCGGCCGACACGGCCTACGGCATGTTCCTGGCGGGCAACGCCGCGCTGAACGAGGGGCGCAGCGACGAGGCCGCCCGGTTCCTGGAGATGGCCCGCGCCCGCAGCGGCGACGAAGCCGCGGTGGCCGAGCGGGCGTTCACCGCCGCCCTGCTGGCCGGTGACATCGACAAGGCCGCCGAGCTCGCCCCCGACGGGCCCGCCGCCTCCGAGCCCGCCAGGCGCATGGGCCGGCTGGTGCAGGCCGTCGAGGCCATCGCCGACGGCAAGGGCCGGCTGGCCTACGAACAGCTTTCCGGCGAGGCCATCGGCTTCCCGCACCGCGGCGCGGCGGCGCTGCTGGCGCCCTGGGCCGCCGCCCAGGCGGGCGACGTCGAGGCCTCCCTGGTCCGCCCGCAGGTGCGGGGCGACCTCAGCGTCGACTTCTTCGGCCAGCTCGGCCAGGCCTATCTCTTCGAGCGCGCCCGCCGCTTCGACGAGGCCGAGACCGACTTCAAGGCTGTGACCGCCGGGGAGACGCCGTCCGAGCTGACGGTGCTGGCCTATGGCGGCTTCCTCGAGCGCCGCGGCCGCCGGGCCGAGGCGGTGAAGCTGTACGACGCGGCGCTTCAGCGGACCCCCGGCAGCCTGCAGCTCCAGGCGGCGCGCGAGCGGGCGGCCGCCGGCCGGTCCGCCCCCGCGGCCCCGACGGTGAAGGAAGGCGCGGCTCTCGCGATGCTGGCGCCGGCGGCGACCATGATCGCGGCGCGTCAAGGCCAGATCGGCCTCGCCTACCTGCGGCTGGCGCTGCGCCTCGATCCCGGCCGGAACGACGCCTGGTTGATGGTCGGCGACTTCCTGCAGAGCGGCGGCGACGTCGAGGGCGCCCGCGCCGCCTATGCCCGGCCCAAGCCCGGGTCCCCGGAGTACGGCGCGGCCCAGGCCAAGCTCGCCTGGAGCTATCAGAGCGAGGACCGGACGGAGACGGCGCTGAAACTCGCCCGGGCGGCCGCCGCGACGGGCGATCCCGACGCGCGCCTCACCCTGTCGGACCTCCTGCGGGCCAACGGCGAATACGCCGAATCCGTCCAGTTGCTGGGCGAGCTGATCGCGGAGTCCGCCACGCCGGACTGGCGCCTCTACTACGCCCGCGGCGCGGCCCTGGCGCAGATGGACCGCTGGAAGGACGCCGAGGCCGACCTGCAGGCGGCGCTCAAGCTGCGGCCGGACGAGCCCGAGCTGCTGAACTTCCTGGGTTATTCCTGGATCGATCGCGGCGAGCGGCTCGAGGAGGCCATGGCGATGGTCGAGAAGGCGGTCGCCTCCAACCCGCGCTCGGGGGCGATGATCGACAGCCTGGGGTGGGCCCACTACCGGATGGGCGACTACAAGGCCGCCGTCGAGAAGCTGGAGCAGGCCGTCGAGCTCGAGGCCGGCGATCCCGAGATCAACAACCACCTCGGCGACGCCTACTGGATGGCGGGGCGCAAGGACGAGGCGGTCTTCCAATGGCGGCGCGTCCTGACGCTGAAGCCGGACGCCAAGATCCAGGCCGACGCCGAGGCCAAGCTGGCCTCGGGCCTTGGGCCGCAGGCGCCGAAGCTCGCCGGACAGTAGGGTGCCCGCCGTCTTCGCGCCGGCCAAGGTCAACCTCTTCCTGCACGTGGGCGCGCCGGAGCCCTCGGGCTACCACCCGATCTGCAGCCTGATGACGTTCGCCGACGTGGGCGACCGGGTCAGCGCGGCCGGGGCCGACGCCCTGGATCTCGTGGTGGACGGGCCGTTCGCCCGCGAGCTGGCGGGGGAGGGCGACAACCTCGTCCTGCGCGCCGCTCGCGCGCTGATCGCCGAGGCGCGCCGGCCGGTTCCACCGATCGCGCTGCGCCTGGAGAAGCGCCTGCCGGTGGCCAGCGGCCTGGGCGGCGGCTCCAGCGACGCCGGCGCGGCCTTGCGGCTGATGCGCGAGGCGCTGGCGCTCGACGTTTCCGACGCGCGGCTGGAAGCCGTGGCAGCTAGCCTCGGGGCGGACGGCGCCGCCTGCCTCTGGGGACGTCCCGCACTCGCCCAGGGGCGGGGCGAGCGTCTTTCGCCCGCGCCGGCCATGCCGGTCCTCGACGCGGTGCTGGTCAATCCGGGCGCGCCCGTCTCCACTGCCGACGTCTACCGGCGCTTCGACGCGGCCGGCGCCTTCGGGTCCGTGGAGCCGCCCGCAGCGCCCGAAGCGTTCGAGAGTCCCCAGGAGGTCGCCGCCTGGCTGGCCGGCCAGCGCAACGATCTGGAGGCCCCGGCGCTCGCCGTCGCACCGGCGGTCGGCGCGGCGCTGGAGACCCTGCGCGCCGAGCCCGAGACCCTGCTGGCGCGCGTGTCCGGCTCGGGCGGCACCTGCTTCGCCCTGTGCGCCGGCGACATCGAGGCCGAGAGCCTGGCCGAGCGGCTGCAGGCCCTGGCGCCGGACTGGTGGGTCGTCCGCTGCCGGCTCGGCGGCCCCTCGCCGGACGCGGCCTGACCGCCCAAACGGAAGCGGGGGCCCCGAAGGACCCCCGCGCCACCCCGAAGACGCCGCCGCGAGGCGACGCCTCTCCCCCGGAGCGGATCAGGTCTCGTGCAGTGCTTCGCCGTGCTGCGAGATGTCGAGACCGTCGACCTCCGCCTCCTCGCTGACGCGCAGGCCCAGCGTGAACTTGAGGATCATCAGGATCACGAAGGTGGCCACGGCGCACCAGACGACGGTGCCGATGATGCCGAAGAACTGCGCGCCGAGGCTGGCGTTCGCCGCCGCGTCGCCGCCGATGGCGGCGTCGGCCAGCAGGCCCGTCAGCAGGGCGCCGGCGATGCCCGCGACCCCGTGGACGCCGAAGACATCGAGGCTGTCGTCGTACTTGAGGGCCCGCTTGATCCAGACCGCGCCGGCGTAGGCCGCGGCGCCGCCGACGAGGCCGATGATCAGCGCGCCCTGCGGGTTCACGAAGCCCGCGGCCGGCGTGATGGCCACGAGGCCCGCCACCGCCCCCGAGGCCAGGCCCAGCATGCCGGGCTTCTTACGCTCGACCCACTCGATGATCATCCAGGCCACCGCCGCGGCCGCCGTGGCGACCTGGGTGTTCAGCATGGCCACCGCCGCAAGGCCGTTGGCGGCCACGGCCGAGCCGGCGTTGAAGCCGAACCAGCCGACCCACAGGAGGCTGGCGCCGATCATGGTCAGCACGAGGTTGTGCGGCGCCATGTTGTCGGTCCCGTAGCCCTTGCGCTTGCCGAGGACGAGCGCGCAGACGAGGCCCGCGACGCCGGCGTTGATGTGCACCACCGTGCCGCCGGCGAAGTCGAGGACGCCGTGCTCGGACATGAAGCCGCCGCCCCACACCCAGTGGCAGACCGGCGCGTAGACCACCAGCGACCACAGGATCATGAACAGCAGCATGGCCGAGAACTTCATCCGCTCGGCGAACGCGCCGACGATCAGGGCGGGCGTGATGATCGCGAAGGTCATCTGGAAGACGACGAACAGGTACTGCGGAATGCTGCCCGACACGTCGTCGATGCCGATGCCGTTCAGCATGGCCGCGCCGAACCCGCCGACATAGGCGTTGAGATCCGCCGACGGGTTCTCGGAGAAGGCGAGGGAATAGCCCAGCACCATCCAGACGACGCTGATCACCGCGGTGATCGCGAAGCACTGGGCGACCGTGGCGATCACGTTCTTGCGCCGGACCATGCCGCCGTAGAACAGCGCCAGGCCTGGAACGGTCATGGCCAGCACCAGCGCGGTGGAGGTCAGCAGCCAGGCGGTGTCGCCGCTGTCGGCGGTGGGGGTCTCCTCGGCTGCCGCGGCGGCCTCGGTCGGCTCCGCGGCCGGGGGCGGCGCGGCCGCTTCAGGCGCGGGCGCAGCCGTGGCCGGCGCCTCGGCGGCGGCCGGCGCGGTCTCCTGCGCGAAGGCGGGCGCGGCCAGGGGCGCTCCCGTGATCAGGGCGGCGAGCGCGAGCCCGGCCAGCCTATTGAATCCCAGCAATTTCATGAGTGTCTGTCCCCTTGTCCCCTTAGAGCGCCGCGGCGCCGGTCTCGCCCGTCCGGATGCGCACGGCCTCCGCGACGTCGAGGACGAAGATCTTCCCGTCGCCGATCTTGCCGGTGGCGGCCGCGGCCTTGATGGCCTCGACGGCCTTGCCCGCCGCCGCGTCGTCGACGACGGCCTCGAGCTTCACCTTCGGCAGGAAATTGATCTGGTACTCGGCGCCCCGATAGATCTCGGTCTGCCCCTTCTGACGGCCGTAGCCTTTGACTTCCGAGACCGTCAGCCCCTCCACGCCGGCGGCGACGAGCGCTTCGCGCACGTCGTCCAGCTTGAAGGGTTTGACGATCGCCATGATGAGTTTCATCCGTCGCTCCCGCGTCCGACCCTGAGGGCGGGCCCACCCCTCTCGTTGTTCGAAACCGCCGCTGACTTGACCCATCCCCTGGGCGGCGGTCGGACCGACGCTATGTCGCAGGCGGGGCAGGGCAGGCGGATCGGGGGCCGCGGGGGGCGAAGAAGGCGGAATGCGCCTTCGCCTTGGGCGCCTCGCCCCATCGGCGCCCGATTTCTGTGCAGGAATCGCAGCCGGGTCGCGTCCGCCGCGGCCTTGACACGGCGCCCGTCACGCGGATTTTTCGTCCCGCGCCACGGCGCCCTACAAGAAGCCGTGAGGCGGGGAAACCCGTCACACCCCCGTGCGTAGACTGCGCCGATACGCCCCGGGGCGCCGGTGCGGCGCCGCACGTCCAATGCAAAGACGAGGTTTCTCGATGACGTCCAACAGCCTGCTTTCCGCCGCCGCCGCGCTCGCCCTGGTCACGGGCCTTTCCGCCCCCGCCTTCGCGCAGGACGCCGCGCCGGCCCAGAGCGAGGCCGCCGCCCCCGCCGCTGCGGCTCCGGCGTCGGACGCCGCCGCCGTCCAGGTCACCCCCGCCGGCGACCTGGTCGAGACGCTGAAGGCCTCGGGCAAGTTCACCACCTTCATCCAGGGCCTCGACGCCACGAACCTGACCGGTCTGCTGAAGACCAACAAGAACCTGACCGTCTTCGCGCCCAGCGACGCGGCGTTCGCGACCCTGCCGGCCGCCGAGCTCGAGAAGCTCAAGACCGACAAGACCGCGATGCAGAAGTTCCTGCTGCACCACGTGATCAACGCCCCGGTCGATTCCTCGAAGATCCAGGGCGCGCGGGGCCCGGTGCCGTCGGGCGCCGGCGACCAGATCCTGCTGGACGGCAGCGACGAGGCCGGCGCGCTGAAGGCCGACGGCGCCACGATCGTCCAGGCGGACGTGCGCACCGGCAGCGGCCTGCTGCACGTGGTCGACAAGCCGCTGACCGCCGGGGCCGGCGACGCCCAGGCCCAGGCGCCGGCCCAAGCTCCGGCCCAGACCTCGGGAACCAACTGAGGGCCAATGCGGTAAAGCTCCTGCAACCCACGGGTGGGGCGGCAGACGTCCAACAGGAGCTAGACCCATGACCCTCAAGATTCTCGCCAGCGCCGTCGCGGCCTCGGCTCTCATGGCCGGCGCCGCGATGGCCCAGTCGACGTCGTCGGCGACGCCGGACCAGCACACCACCACCAGCCCGTCGACGCCCACCAGCGACACGACGGCGACCGGTACGACCACTGGTGCGACGGTGGGCTCGACCAGCACGTCGTCCGACACCAGCTCGTGGTCCTCCACGTCCGGGGCCACGACGTCAGCCGGGGCGACGACCTCGGCGGATGCGTCGACCGGCGCGACGGCCACCTCGGCGACCGCCTACGGCCAGGGCGCCAGCGTCACCACGACGATGGTCACCAACGGCCCGGTGCCGGACACCCCCGAGAACCGGGAAAAGTACGGCGAACCCCTCTCGCGGGCCGGCAAGATGACCGCCGCCCGGGGCAACTGACGCCCGGTGGAATAAGCCGCTTCGGCCGGCTTGAAGCGAAGGTCGGCGGGCCCTATGGTCCGCCGACTTTTTTTGCGCCTGCGAACGGCCCCATTTTCGATGTCTGAAGAGCCGCTTACGTTTCAGGGCCTCGTCCTGAAACTGCACGAGTATTGGAGCCGGCAGGGCTGCATGATCCTGCAGCCCTATGACGTGGAAGTGGGGGCGGGCACGCTCTCGCCCATGACGGTGATCCGCACCCTGGGGCCCAAGCCCTGGAAGGTGGCCTACGTCCAGCCGTCCCGGCGGCCGGCCGACGGCCGCTATGGCGAGAACCCGAACCGGCTGCACCAGCACCATCAGTACCAGGTGATCCTGAAGCCGAACCCGCCCAACCTGCAGGAGCTGTACCTCGGGTCGCTGGAAGCGATCGGCATCGACCCGCTGCTGCACGACATCCGCTTCGTCGAGGACGACTGGGAGAACCCCACCGTCGGCGCCTGGGGCCTCGGCTGGGAGGTCTGGTGCGACGGGATGGAGATCACCCAGTACACCTATTTCCAGCAGGTGGGCGGACTGGACGTCTTCCCGGTGGCCGGCGAGCTGACCTACGGCCTCGAGCGCCTGTCCCTGTACCTGCAGAACAAGGACAGCGTGTACGACCTGAAGTTCAACGACGAGTTCAGCTACGGCGACGTCTACCTCGCCAACGAGCAGCAGTTCTCGGCGTTCGAGCAGGAGGTCGCCGATGTCGAAACCTGCAAGCGCCAGTTCGAGGACATGGAGCGCGAGGTCCGGCGGATCGTGGCCTCGAAGGGCCGGCAGGGCCAGGCCCTGGTGCTGCCGGCCTACGACCACGTGCTGAAGGCCAGCCACCTGTTCAACATCATGGACGCCCGCGGCGCCATCGCCGTCGCCGAGCGGCAGAGCTACATCGGCCGCATCCGCGACCTCTGCAAACTGTGCGCCGAGGCCTGGGTCGAGAACGAAGGGGCGAACGCGTAAGGCCATGCCCCAACTCCTGCTCGAACTGCTCTCGGAAGAGATTCCGGCCCGCATGCAGGCGCAGGCCGCGCGCGACCTGGAGCGCCTGGCGCGCGAAAGGCTCGCGGCCGAGGGGCTGCTGCCCGAGGCGCTGAAGACCTTCGCCGGCCCGCGGCGCCTGACGCTGGTGGCCGAGGGGCTGCCGGCCGCCCAGGCCGACCGCCGCGAGGAGCTCAAGGGCCCCAAAGTCGGCGCTCCGGAACAGGCGTTGGAGGGCTTCCTGCGCAAGACCGGGCTGACCCGCGACCAGCTGGTCGAGCGGGACGGCGTGTTCTTCGCGACGATCGAAAAGCCGGGCCGGCCGACGCCGGAGATCGTCGCCGAGATGGTCGAGGCCATCCTGCGGACCTTCCCCTGGCCTAAGTCGATGGTTTCGGGGACCAGCAAGCTGCGCTGGGTGCGCCCGCTGCGGCGCATCCTCTGCGTCTTCGACGGCGAGGTCGTGCCCTTCGAA
The Phenylobacterium zucineum HLK1 genome window above contains:
- a CDS encoding uracil-DNA glycosylase, with translation MPPAAPSDALIAESLLAFWAEAGVDGMLLDEPFDRIEAGKILPPKPAPPLVAPAVRPGPVASPQPDVSAAIAQAQALAAQAQDMDALAAAIAAFEGCPLRFEGAASKAVCWRGEPSAPLMVIGEGPGAEEDSQGLPFVGRAGKLLDRMLGAAGLTGRALITNTVFWRPPGNRTPSPHEQLICAPFLERAIALTQPRMLLLVGGASAKSLLKKDEGILSLRGRWFEWRSSDGALELPAMPTLHPAFLLRQPGAKKRAWSDLLTLAERLDRPDRPA
- a CDS encoding electron transfer flavoprotein-ubiquinone oxidoreductase, with translation MSEDVEREAMEYDVVIVGAGPSGLAAAIRLKQLAAEAGTDVSVAVLEKGSEVGAHILSGAVIDPKGISELLPNWKELGAPLETPVTKDQFILLGPQGSLDLPMWAMPPFMNNHGNYIASLGNVCRWLAQQAEGLGVEVYPGMAASEPVFGPNGELRGVVAGVFGVTKDGPGPDYQPGVEVLGKYVFIGEGVRGSLAKVLKAKYGLCKDADPEKYGIGIKELWQVPDEVFKPGLAVHTTGWPLDNRTGGGSFMYHFGDNYIALGYVVHLNYKNPWLSPFDEFQRWKHHPEVAKHLAGGKRIAYGARAISEGGLQSIPKLYFPGGVLLGDSAGFVNVPRIKGSHNAMKSGMMAAEAAFAALQAGRSGDELAEYKQAFDSSWVKKELNIVRNAKPMLSKFGTAMGGAVGMFDMWTTHLLGGFSFFGTLRHDKGDPESTGLAKDYQPIVYPKPDGVLSFDKLSSVFLSNTNHDESQPAHLKLRDPSVPIDVNLPKFGEPARLYCPAGVYEVLYDEAGQNPKFQINFQNCVHCKTCDIKDPSQNIDWTTPQGGDGPNYPNM
- a CDS encoding tetratricopeptide repeat protein, producing the protein MRHRLLAFAAPLVLLGACATTPPADDLPGVPTAAADTAYGMFLAGNAALNEGRSDEAARFLEMARARSGDEAAVAERAFTAALLAGDIDKAAELAPDGPAASEPARRMGRLVQAVEAIADGKGRLAYEQLSGEAIGFPHRGAAALLAPWAAAQAGDVEASLVRPQVRGDLSVDFFGQLGQAYLFERARRFDEAETDFKAVTAGETPSELTVLAYGGFLERRGRRAEAVKLYDAALQRTPGSLQLQAARERAAAGRSAPAAPTVKEGAALAMLAPAATMIAARQGQIGLAYLRLALRLDPGRNDAWLMVGDFLQSGGDVEGARAAYARPKPGSPEYGAAQAKLAWSYQSEDRTETALKLARAAAATGDPDARLTLSDLLRANGEYAESVQLLGELIAESATPDWRLYYARGAALAQMDRWKDAEADLQAALKLRPDEPELLNFLGYSWIDRGERLEEAMAMVEKAVASNPRSGAMIDSLGWAHYRMGDYKAAVEKLEQAVELEAGDPEINNHLGDAYWMAGRKDEAVFQWRRVLTLKPDAKIQADAEAKLASGLGPQAPKLAGQ
- a CDS encoding 4-(cytidine 5'-diphospho)-2-C-methyl-D-erythritol kinase, producing the protein MPAVFAPAKVNLFLHVGAPEPSGYHPICSLMTFADVGDRVSAAGADALDLVVDGPFARELAGEGDNLVLRAARALIAEARRPVPPIALRLEKRLPVASGLGGGSSDAGAALRLMREALALDVSDARLEAVAASLGADGAACLWGRPALAQGRGERLSPAPAMPVLDAVLVNPGAPVSTADVYRRFDAAGAFGSVEPPAAPEAFESPQEVAAWLAGQRNDLEAPALAVAPAVGAALETLRAEPETLLARVSGSGGTCFALCAGDIEAESLAERLQALAPDWWVVRCRLGGPSPDAA
- a CDS encoding ammonium transporter, which gives rise to MKLLGFNRLAGLALAALITGAPLAAPAFAQETAPAAAEAPATAAPAPEAAAPPPAAEPTEAAAAAEETPTADSGDTAWLLTSTALVLAMTVPGLALFYGGMVRRKNVIATVAQCFAITAVISVVWMVLGYSLAFSENPSADLNAYVGGFGAAMLNGIGIDDVSGSIPQYLFVVFQMTFAIITPALIVGAFAERMKFSAMLLFMILWSLVVYAPVCHWVWGGGFMSEHGVLDFAGGTVVHINAGVAGLVCALVLGKRKGYGTDNMAPHNLVLTMIGASLLWVGWFGFNAGSAVAANGLAAVAMLNTQVATAAAAVAWMIIEWVERKKPGMLGLASGAVAGLVAITPAAGFVNPQGALIIGLVGGAAAYAGAVWIKRALKYDDSLDVFGVHGVAGIAGALLTGLLADAAIGGDAAANASLGAQFFGIIGTVVWCAVATFVILMILKFTLGLRVSEEAEVDGLDISQHGEALHET
- a CDS encoding P-II family nitrogen regulator yields the protein MKLIMAIVKPFKLDDVREALVAAGVEGLTVSEVKGYGRQKGQTEIYRGAEYQINFLPKVKLEAVVDDAAAGKAVEAIKAAAATGKIGDGKIFVLDVAEAVRIRTGETGAAAL
- a CDS encoding fasciclin domain-containing protein, coding for MTSNSLLSAAAALALVTGLSAPAFAQDAAPAQSEAAAPAAAAPASDAAAVQVTPAGDLVETLKASGKFTTFIQGLDATNLTGLLKTNKNLTVFAPSDAAFATLPAAELEKLKTDKTAMQKFLLHHVINAPVDSSKIQGARGPVPSGAGDQILLDGSDEAGALKADGATIVQADVRTGSGLLHVVDKPLTAGAGDAQAQAPAQAPAQTSGTN
- a CDS encoding glycine--tRNA ligase subunit alpha, translating into MSEEPLTFQGLVLKLHEYWSRQGCMILQPYDVEVGAGTLSPMTVIRTLGPKPWKVAYVQPSRRPADGRYGENPNRLHQHHQYQVILKPNPPNLQELYLGSLEAIGIDPLLHDIRFVEDDWENPTVGAWGLGWEVWCDGMEITQYTYFQQVGGLDVFPVAGELTYGLERLSLYLQNKDSVYDLKFNDEFSYGDVYLANEQQFSAFEQEVADVETCKRQFEDMEREVRRIVASKGRQGQALVLPAYDHVLKASHLFNIMDARGAIAVAERQSYIGRIRDLCKLCAEAWVENEGANA